A region from the Benincasa hispida cultivar B227 chromosome 12, ASM972705v1, whole genome shotgun sequence genome encodes:
- the LOC120092515 gene encoding heat shock protein 90-5, chloroplastic has protein sequence MAPALARSLSTLALSSLPLPSGGTRLSLTTAFLPRNGLRKGFSCAGLKWKIEKKSNRLAVRCEAAVAEKEAAESPGEKFEYQAEVSRLLDLIVHSLYSHKEVFLRELVSNASDALDKLRFLSVTEPSLLGDAGNLEIRIKPDADSGTITITDTGIGMTKEELIDCLGTIAQSGTSRFLKALKENKDAGADNSLIGQFGVGFYSAFLVAEKVVVSTKSPKSDKQYVWEAVADSSSYVIREETDPEKLLQRGTQITLYLREDDKYEFSDPTRIQGLVKNYSQFVSFPIYTWQEKSRTVEVEEEEEPKEGEEPKPEGEKKKKTKTEKYWDWELANETKPIWMRNSKEVEKDEYNEFYKKTFNEFLEPLAYTHFTTEGEVEFRSVLYIPGMGPLNNEDVVNPKTKNIRLYVKRVFISDDFDGELFPRYLSFVKGVVDSDDLPLNVSREILQESRIVRIMRKRLVRKTFDMIQDLSESENKEDYKKFWENFGRFLKLGCIEDTGNHKRITPLLRFYTSKSEEELKSLDDYVENMGESQKAIYYLATDSLKSAKSAPFLEKLVQKNIEVLYLIEPIDEVSIQNLQTYKEKKFVDISKEDLELGDEDEVQERETKQDFNLLCDWIKQQLGDKVAKVQVSKRLSSSPCVLVSGKFGWSANMERLMKAQALGDTSSLEFMRGRRILEINPDHPIIKDLNAACKNSPDSSDATRAVDLLYETALISSGFSPDSPAELGNKIYEMMAMALGGRWGRLEDNVDAVDTAESDSAEAPEVQVIEPSEVRAEDDPWQD, from the exons ATGGCTCCAGCTCTCGCCAGAAGTTTGTCCACTCTTGCTCTTTCTTCACTCCCTCTACCAAGCGGTGGTACTCGCTTGAGCTTGACAACCGCTTTTCTGCCCCGAAATGGACTCAGAAAGGGTTTTTCTTGTGCTGGGTTGAAGTGGAAGATTGAGAAGAAGAGCAATCGGTTAGCGGTTAGGTGTGAGGCGGCCGTCGCCGAGAAAGAAGCTGCTGAGTCTCCTGGTGAGAAGTTTGAGTACCAAGCCGAG GTTAGTCGCCTCCTGGATTTGATTGTTCACAGCCTTTATAGCCACAAGGAGGTGTTTCTTCGAGAGCTAGTGAG TAACGCGAGTGACGCTTTAGACAAGCTAAGATTCTTGAGCGTGACCGAGCCCTCTCTACTTGGAGACGCTGGCAACCTTGAAATACGTATCAAACCTGATGCAGACAGTGGTACTATCACCATAAC gGATACTGGTATTGGAATGACTAAAGAGGAGCTCATTGACTGTCTTGGAACTATCGCTCAGAGTGGCACTTCAAGATTCTTGAAAGCCCTGAAG GAAAACAAGGATGCTGGAGCAGATAACAGCTTGATCGGTCAATTTGGTGTTGGGTTCTATTCAGCCTTCCTTGTTGCTGAAAAG GTTGTCGTATCCACTAAGAGCCCAAAATCAGATAAACAATATGTTTGGGAAGCAGTAGCTGATAGTAGTTCATATGTTATTAGGGAAGAAACTGATCCTGAAAAACTTCTACAGCGTGGAACACAGATCACCCTCTACTTAAGG GAAGATGACAAGTATGAATTCTCTGATCCAACTAGAATACAAGGTTTGGTCAAGAATTACTCACAGTTTGTTTCCTTCCCCATCTACACATGGCAAGAGAAATCAAGAACTGTTGAG gtggaagaagaagaagaaccaaaagaaggagaagaaccaAAACCAGAG ggtgagaagaaaaagaagacaaaaaCTGAGAAGTATTGGGACTGGGAATTGGCTAATGAGACAAAGCCTATCTGG ATGCGAAATTCAAAAGAAGTTGAGAAGGATGAGTACAATGAATTCTATAAGAAGACATTTAATGAGTTTTTAGAGCCACTTGCATATACTCACTTCACCACCGAG GGCGAAGTGGAATTCAGGAGTGTTCTTTATATTCCTGGAATGGGACCTCTGAATAATGAGGATGTTGTGAATCCTAAAACAAAGAATATTCGCTTGTACGTTAAGCGTGTCTTCATCTCTGATGATTTTGATGGCGAGCTG TTTCCTCGATATTTGAGCTTTGTGAAAGGTGTGGTAGATTCTGATGACCTCCCCTTAAATGTTTCTCGGGAAATTCTCCAAGAAAGCCGAATC GTGAGAATTATGAGGAAGAGACTTGTCAGAAAAACATTTGACATGATTCAAGACCTCTCTGAAAGTGAGAATAAAGAG GATTACAAAAAATTCTGGGAGAATTTTGGCCGGTTCTTAAAATTGGGATGTATTGAGGATACTGGAAATCACAAGCGTATCACACCATTATTGCGTTTTTACACCTCCAAAAGCGAGGAGGAGCTGAAGAGTTTGGATGATTATGTAGAGAACATGGGCGAGAGTCAGAAGGCAATTTACTACTTGGCGACTGACAGCTTAAAGAGTGCCAAGAGTGCTCCATTCTTGGAGAAGTTGGTTCAAAAAAATATTGAG GTTCTTTACTTGATTGAACCTATCGATGAAGTTTCCATCCAGAACTTGCAGACATACAAAGAGAAGAAATTTGTTGATATTAGCAAGGAAGATTTAGAGCTGG GTGATGAGGATGAAGTCCAAGAAAGAGAGACTAAGCAAGATTTCAACCTCCTCTGTGACTGGATTAAGCAACAACTAGGTGACAAGGTAGCAAAAGTCCAAGTCTCAAAGCGTTTAAGCTCTTCTCCATGTGTCCTAGTTTCTGGCAAGTTTGGATGGTCTGCAAATATGGAAAG GTTGATGAAGGCTCAGGCACTTGGGGATACTTCAAGTTTGGAGTTCATGAGAGGAAGGAGAATTTTGGAGATTAATCCCGACCATCCAATCATCAAGGATCTAAAT GCTGCTTGCAAAAATTCACCGGATAGCAGCGATGCAACGAGAGCCGTTGATCTTTTATACGAGACAGCATTGATATCCAGTGGATTCTCT CCTGATAGCCCAGCTGAGTTGGGGAACAAGATATACGAGATGATGGCAATGGCTCTCGGAGGTAGATGGGGTAGATTGGAAGACAATGTTGATGCTGTAGACACTGCTGAATCCGACAGTGCTGAAGCACCGGAAGTGCAAGTGATTGAACCCTCAGAAGTGAGGGCGGAGGACGATCCATGGCAGGATTAG